The Aedes albopictus strain Foshan chromosome 1, AalbF5, whole genome shotgun sequence genomic interval GTTGGCAAATTTGTGTAACCGAGCGTGGTTCAATTGTATACAAATACAGTTAAATGAATGAATCACTTCCTTTCCGGAAAAGGAATCCACACCATCGACCCAGAGCCAAGCATCCGATAACATTGAACTTGAACAATGTGCTGAGTTTTTGTGTTGAATCATACTGCTACACTTAAAACTGACTGCTGACACATGACAGGGAGAGTTCAAAGAAATTTGCGAAGGTCTGGCAAGCCATCCCCTTTCGCACGTTCAACTCACATTATTGGttcattcaaatgcttatttaTTCAAATTATAATCGGTCAACTACACCAGCACGCGTCTCGGGTATTGAAATTGATCCACGACAGAAATCTGTTTACCCTCGCGTATATCCCCGGATATTTGGGCTTTGCACATCCGTAGCCGTAGGACACCACACCTGCCAGGATGTACTTGTCCGTGATGGGATCTGTGATGTGCATGGGTCCCCCGCTGTCGCCTTGACAAGAATCCTTACCACCCTCGGGAAGCCCCGCGCAAAGTACTCGATCGTTGATTTGGAACTTATAGTATTCGCTTTGATTCCGACACTCTTCGCTGGACAGGATCGGGACGGTTACTTCCTGTAGCGTTCTGGGGAATGTGAAGTTCCCTAGCTTTCCCCAACCGGTGATGATACCCTACGAATGAAGATAACGTTAGaactttttcaaacattttacaaACTCTCTGATAACTTACATCGAATCCAGCGTAGGTCTCACCCTCCACAGGCATACAAACCGGATACAGGTGATCAGTGATCGGAACCGTTTCGTTTAGCTTGAGCAAGGCTAAATCGTTCATGATGAACACCACCGCATTGACGAACCAATTGGTCATAATATACGAAACCCGTCTTTCGAACGATTCCGGTGCAGGGCGTCCACGATCATACAGGAGGAACTTCACCGAGAACAGACTACGGTCGGTGTTGAAAACACAATGGGCTGCCGTTAGGACGTAGCGATCGTTAATCAGCGTTCCTCCGCATATGAATCGGTTGTTATAGTACAGGGCAACCATCCAGGGATATTTGCCCTCCTTGGCTTTGGTGCCACCGACTATGCGAGAATTGTTGTTGTTTATGCCGCAAGCTAGAACGAAAAATATATAAGTAGGTTAATTTCGATCAATGATTCTCTATTATATTTCACGTCATGTAGTGGTAAGGATCCACCCAATTTATGGGTGGTTATAAAATCCAAAGATATATTTTATAGCTTTtgccaaacgaaaaaaaaatagaatttgtatAAGGCGATCATTTATAAACcacatcgaaaaaaaaatgttggctcCTACCCTTCTCCGCTTTGTCGTACACTTTTGTTTTATTTACACTGGAATCTCTTTTCATGCCATGGACTGGGGATTTTTACGCTAGCGCTTCAATTAGGAAACTTAGAAAAGGTCTTGCTTCTGGGCATTTGAGATAGGGCCAAGGGTGTTTCCAGAGAGCCCGAAAAAGGTGATTCCAAGATACTCCAAGAACTTGTTTCAGGGAATTCCAGAGGCCTTAACAAGGCGTTCCAACTggtttcgttggcgtttcaaTAGAATTTAGGGGGTTTAAGGACGTTTCAATGGACGATTCAGGGGGTGGTGTCAGGTGCCTTTCAAGTGCGTTAAtaggggtttcatgggcgtttatGGCACTTAATAATCATTTTAGCAAGTTTTAGCGTTTCAAGGACGTGCCGAGAGTTTATAAATGCATTCGCTATCAATTCAtgggcgcttcaaggggttttaAGGTGCGTTACAGGGGTAAATGAATGAGAATTTATTCAGTTAACATCGAATTCATGattatactgaatcaacaatttaccgccataatactcgatttgcagctgcagctctcctacgtcggtcacgcccaacactcgccagatcatggtccacctggtccgcccatcgtgctctctgcgctccacgccttcttgtaccatccggatggttagcaaacaccaactttgcagggttattgtccagcattcttgcaacatgccctgcccaccgtatccttccggctttggccactttctggatgctgggttcaccgtaaagtgcagcgagctcgtgattcatccttctccgccacacaccgttctcctgcacgccgccgaagatcgtccctaGCAccagtcgctcgaaaactccgagtgcttgcaggtcctcctcaagcatcgt includes:
- the LOC109430380 gene encoding trypsin-1 produces the protein MTSRGNLVLIVAFLAVGSYFLEVVPVTSGGLFQTYGERWTNRLENEARENEVVVRNGNDSDIGVQENGDWKAPSTNQGWWTWLTNVFRLPIVSVFAYRAEPTNCPVCSCGINNNNSRIVGGTKAKEGKYPWMVALYYNNRFICGGTLINDRYVLTAAHCVFNTDRSLFSVKFLLYDRGRPAPESFERRVSYIMTNWFVNAVVFIMNDLALLKLNETVPITDHLYPVCMPVEGETYAGFDGIITGWGKLGNFTFPRTLQEVTVPILSSEECRNQSEYYKFQINDRVLCAGLPEGGKDSCQGDSGGPMHITDPITDKYILAGVVSYGYGCAKPKYPGIYARVNRFLSWINFNTRDACWCS